One part of the Lycium ferocissimum isolate CSIRO_LF1 chromosome 8, AGI_CSIRO_Lferr_CH_V1, whole genome shotgun sequence genome encodes these proteins:
- the LOC132066523 gene encoding uncharacterized protein LOC132066523 gives MRLKQVFPSLVSDAHAAFVSGRSLIHNVLICHDLMKRYNRKSTPKCLMKIDLRKAYDMLQWDFLEEMLHGYGFPEKFVQLVMLCVATTKFSIKVNGSSYRYFEDDLMIFCKANEASVKRVMEAQEHFTATTGLIANIDKSSMFTAGVDDEMKSKLLSITGFESGTFPIRYLGLPLSRKKWNNLECHQLCLKIAERIRAAAHRHFSYAGRLQIIQFVLFSVHNFWGGVFILPQSVVKEVDKVCRDFLWGNSEEKRKIHLVAWEKLCRPKGQGGLNIKCCKVWNMASMGKLIWWLMERPNILWVKWIHGIYMNNGDDFKTHTPSSDCSWYWKRLHKIKHKMITWYSNGRYCLTILGKYSVVRG, from the exons ATGAGATTGAAACAAGTGTTTCCTAGCTTGGTAAGTGATGCTCATGCTGCCTTTGtgagtgggagatcattaattcATAATGTCCTCATATGTCATGACTTAATGAAGCGCTATAATAGAAAAAGCACTCCAAAATGCCTTATGAAAATTGATCTAAGGAAAGCATATGATATGTTGCAATGGGATTTTTTGGAGGAAATGCTACATGGATATGGTTTTCCAGAGAAGTTTGTCCAGCTGGTTATGCTATGTGTAGCTACTACTAAATTCTCTATAAAGGTGAATGGGTCCAGTTATCGTTACTTTGAAG ATGATTTAATGATTTTCTGCAAGGCAAATGAAGCATCTGTCAAGAGAGTTATGGAAGCACAAGAACATTTTACAGCAACAACAGGGCTGATTGCTAACATAGACAAGTCTAGTATGTTCACTGCAGGGGTAGATGATGAGATGAAAAGCAAGCTACTGAGTATCACTGGCTTTGAATCAGGAACTTTTCCTATTAGGTATTTGGGATTGCCCTTATCACGTAAGAAGTGGAATAATCTTGAATGCCATCAACTCTGTCTAAAAATAGCTGAAAGAATAAGAGCAGCAGCCCATAGACATTTTTCATATGCTGGCAGACTGCAGATTATACAATTTGTATTATTTTCTGTCCACAATTTTTGGGGTGGAGTATTCATTCTACCTCAAAGTGTAGTAAAAGAGGTTGATAAGGTATGCAGAGACTTCTTATGGGGAAACTCtgaggagaaaagaaagattCATCTAGTTGCTTGGGAGAAACTATGCAGACCAAAAGGTCAAGGAGGCCTAAATATCAAATGTTGTAAAGTGTGGAACATGGCTTCTATGGGAAAACTCATTTGGTGGTTAATGGAAAGACCTAATATATTGTGGGTAAAATGGATCCATGGAATATATATGAACAATGGAGATGATTTCAAGACTCATACTCCTTCTTCTGACTGTAGTTGGTATTGGAAGAGATTGCacaaaataaagcataaaatgaTTACATGGTACTCAAATGGTCGTTATTGCTTAACTATATTAGGGAAGTACTCAGTGGTGAGAGGGTAG